A DNA window from Budorcas taxicolor isolate Tak-1 chromosome 14, Takin1.1, whole genome shotgun sequence contains the following coding sequences:
- the RPS20 gene encoding 40S ribosomal protein S20 — protein sequence MAFKDTGKTPVEPEVAIHRIRITLTSRNVKSLEKVCADLIRGAKEKNLKVKGPVRMPTKTLRITTRKTPCGEGSKTWDRFQMRIHKRLIDLHSPSEIVKQITSISIEPGVEVEVTIADA from the exons ATG GCCTTTAAAGACACCGGCAAGACTCCCGTGGAGCCAGAGGTGGCCATTCACCGGATTAGGATCACCCTCACCAGCCGCAACGTGAAGTCTCTGGAGAAGG TGTGTGCTGACCTGATCAGAGGCGCGAAGGAAAAGAATCTCAAAGTGAAAGGACCAGTTCGGATGCCTACAAAG ACTCTGAGAATAACTACTAGGAAAACTCCTTGTGGTGAAGGTTCTAAGACTTGGGATCGATTCCAAATGAGGATCCACAAGCGACTCATTGACCTACACAGCCCTTCTGAAATCGTCAAGCAGATCACTTCCATCAGTATTGAGCCAGGAGTCGAGGTGGAAGTCACCATTGCCGATGCCTAA